The segment TTCCCTATATtccaaatgaaaaactgaaactaGGGTGGAAATTGTTTGCCCACGGTCCACAGCTTGTAAACGACAGAAATTCACCCACACGCCATTCTCCCCAGCTACCAGTGCGGATCTTATTCTCCCTGGCTACCAGTGTGGATCTCTCCATTGATGGTAACTATAGCTTATTGGCTCTTTTAGGACCATTACCTGGTTCCAGTGTCACACAAGCATCTTGAGGATGATAAGCAAGATCCTGGGGTCCTAGGGGTCCTAAATTCCCAGGGGTTCCAAGTTTGGATAACTAGTGTCCTCTAGGATGTCAATGTCAAAGAGCCCAATGGCAAGGAGTGCCCTTAAAGGACCCCAATAGATCTATTAAGTGAGAGGGGTTGACTGGCTTGTTCACCTCTTCCATTAGACTGAGATCCTTAAGGGCCGAGAACTGGGTCTCCACCACCTCTGAAGCCTAGcacccagcacagagcctggcacagctAAGTTCTCAGGCGTGTGTGTGAAGGGAACAGACAGCACCTTTCTTTCTGTGACCACTACCCTCTGGGGCCACCTCTCAGAGACTTACTCCCAGCATACAAGAGAGCTGTTCTTGGACTTAGCCCTATGGAATCTGTTTCTCCCATCCCAGGGTGGTACGTCCAAGTCCTCGGATTCCTGCCTGAGCCTGCATTCACCCTTCCTGATTTTACAGATGTGAGCCCTCTCCTGCTGAGCCTGCCTCACTCCAGATTCAGTTCCCGGGGCGCAAATCAACATGTCTCCAGAGCTGCGGTCAACCTCAAGGCCCCCCTTAGACTTTCTCTGTGTCCGCagtccctttcccctccccctctccctcactGGCCACATGTCACCTGTCCCTGTTCCTCCTCcgcagcccctccccccacccctctcctgtccatcacccataCGACTGTGCAGGTCCACACCTTCCGTCTCTCTCTGGACTCCTGCCAAGGCTTCCCCATTAGTCCCCCTGCCTCTGGCCCATCCCCCTTCCTGCTACCCTCACGCTATTTGATGCCTTCCCGATGACCTCACCAGCTGTGTCACTGTCGCAGCAGCCACGGGCTCTTGTGCTCCAGCCACCTGGGGGAATTTTACCTGCCCCACATTCTGTCCCCTGCTGGCCTCCCATCTAGGCATGGGAATAAAGGGAGGTAGCAGGCTCTACAGAGTGAAATTCCCATCACAAGAGGCTGGGAAGCTGCAGGGCTGCTGCTCCAGGGGCTCCAAAGATCTAGTCTGATGCCCTAACAGATGCTTATCCAACTCTCTTGCCCCTGACAATGGCTCCCAAAGGCCATCTTGTGGAAAGGAGGTGAGACTGACAGGGTGGGTCTCCAGAGAACTCACTCATGCTTCAAGCAGGGAACTTTTTTGATCTGTTGTactagacaaagatgccacagttAAGAAACAAAGTTACTAGACCCTGGTCCCACATCGGCAGATCTGGGAAGAGTCAGGCTTGACTCTGTGACCTCCAGTGACTTGTTTATTCTCCCTAAAAttcagtgtgctgctgctgctactgctgctaagtcgcttcagtcgtgtccgactctgtgcgatcccatagacggcaacccaccaggctcccccgtccctgggattctccaggcaagaacactggagtgggttgccatttccttctccaatgcatgaaagtgaaaactgaaagtgaagtcgctcagtcgtgtccgactcttagcgaccccatggactgcagccaccaggctccctcgtccgtgggattttctaggcaagagtactggagtggggtgccattgcctggtGGTGAGCAGATTAGAATGTGAGGCCATGAAATGATGCCCGGTATAAGTTGTGAAAgtagcgtgaaagtgaaagtcactccattgtgtctgactctttgcaacccccatggactctacagtccatggagttcttcaggccagaatactggagtgggtagcctttcccttctccaggagatcttcccaacccaggttagCTCCCTGCTGTGGTCCTAGCTGGAGCAGGGGGCTCCAACCCACATTACTTACCAGCTGCCCAGACCTTGGGGGTCTTGAGTTATCTTCATGGCACAGATAACAGTATCCTTGAGGTTGGGATTCAGTAAgtctggggtgggaggcagagaaACACGATGAAGGAGCAGAGGTGGAGTTGGACATCcagagtctgtctgtctgttgttctcactcacacgcacacaccctcCTCCATCTAACTCCGTCCCTGTCTCTCAAGGCCTCTGGAAGCACAGGTCTTACTCCATCACTTCCCCCATCAGAAGCCATCCCCCACCTCTTCCCACAGCTCTCCAGACAGTGTCCCACCTGGGATCCTAAATCAGATTCATGGAGGGCCACTCTCATTACCTGCcccaccccaagatccttggtaGACCCAGCAGGCAGCAGGGGTTCCCACTCAGACAAAAAAGCAAGAAGAGCAAATAAGGCCAGAGAGGAAGCCCCAGCCAGCCCCGGGCCCAGGCCCCGCCTACCGGAGCAGTACATCTGGCACAAGTTTGGGACATTGGGGTTGAGATTTTTGCACCACTTTCGGCTGTTGATCTGGAAGATGCCGCTGTTGGTACTTCCATCAGCTTCGTGGTCCACGGCACCTGTGTTGAAGCCGCTTGCGAAGTAAGCAAGACAGATCCCTGCATAGGGTGGAGATACAGGCCTGCGGGTGGGATGACAAAGGCCAACCCAGACCAGAGAGCTCACGGGGTAGACCCTATGCATCAGCTCCTCCAAGCCTCAACTCACGTTTCCAGTAGATCAGGGCTAACACCCTCTCACCTCCTTGACAAAGGAATCCACTGAAGCTCAGAGGGGCAAAGTGACTTACTCAAGGTTATACACAGCTACCAAACAGGAGTCCGCGGGTCTCCCGACTTCCTTCCTGCCATGCTCCCTGGGTCTCATCATCCGCGCATAGCGGGACCCAAGGAATGCTTGCGAAATGAGTGAACAAGAGCTCACTCTTTAGAGACACGACTGGGAAGGCACAGGGGGGACTGAGAGAACGGGCTGGAACTAGAGAAGAAATGAGTCCAGCGGTGGCTGTACTTGTTAGTGTCTCGAAACTTTCACCAGCTTGAAAAGTTTGGTCTTACTCAGCTTTGCTCAGTGTGCCCCCAGCTTCACTGGCAGTGTCTGATCCTAGTGGCCGTGATTTCATTAAAGATAGGAAACCCTTCTTTCCCTGTGGCGCCCAACTTACCAGTGGGAAAGGACATAAGGGAGCAATTCTGCTTAGCCACCTGTCGcctagccttccaggttcctatgcaatactgactcagcggacatgaacttgggcaaactcttagagatagtgagggacagggaagcctggcgtgctgcagtccattggggtcgcaaagagtcagacatgactgggcgactccACAACAACAACCCGTCGCCTGCCTGCTGGGTATTTACCCCAGTCCGGGGTGTTCTCCACCTATCAGCGCATAGGATGCTGATTTGAAAAAGGAGAACAGAGGCTCCCAAGGCCACAGCCTTTGagtgagaaggagggagggggagcaggagggagagaTCAGGGTCCTTACAGTCAGCCAGGCTGTAGCCTCGGTATCCCTCCAAGCCGAAATCCTGAAGCACCCTGGCCAGCTCGCAGCGACTGTAGACCCTGGCCTGGCCGGAGGAGAGCAGGCTGCTGAGGACAGAAGCCAAGGCCAGCAGCACAATCCCAGGCGGGCAGGGCCACCTTCTGGGAGCCCAGCTCCCGGCTTCCATGCGGGCGGGGGGGCACAGAGCCCCCGCCACACTGGCTCAGAGCTAGGCTTTGAGATGGCAGGCCGCTCACAGAAGGCTACCCCTGGAAGAAGAAGGGAAACAGAGCCTGAGTGGGTGGGAAATTAGGGAGGGGGGTTCCCACACAAGGGGGCGGCCAGCCTGCCACCTTGCCTCCCTGGTGGAGCATCAGCCAACCCCCCCTCAAGAGCCCAAGAGGGTTCCCCAAGGTCAGCCCCTTTCCCCTTCAGTTATGCTTTTTGtcccctttatttttaattggaggataattgttttaataTTGCGTTGGCCTCTGCCGTGTGTgcctgcagctaagtcgcttcagtcgcgtccatgCAACCCtaacagactgtagcccaccaggctcctctgtccacagggattctccaggcaagaatactggagtgggttgccatttccttctccaggggatcttcctgacccagggatcgaacctgcgtctcttatgtctcctgcagtggcaggtaagtgggttctttaccgctagcaccacctgggaagcccggctTCTGCCagacaacaacatgaatcagtcataaatatacatacatctcctccctcttgaacctccccccacctcacaccccaccccacccctctaggtcatcccacaGCACCACGTGCTacatagcaggttcccactagctgtctattttatttaatacacatgttaactggagaaggcaatggcaccccactccagtactcttgcctggaaaatcccatggatggaggagcctggtgggctgcagtccatggggtcgctaagagtcggacatgactgagcgatttccctttcacttttcactttcatgcattggagagggaaatggcaaccaactccagtgttcttgcctggagaatcccagggacgggtgagcctggtgggctgccgtctacggggtcgcgcagagtcggacacgactgaagcgacttagcagcagcagcagcagtgtatatgttCCAGTgtcactctctcaattcatcccaccccctccttccctcgctgtgtccaaagtctgttctctctgtctgcatgtctattcctgccctgcaaataggttcatcagttccatttttctacaataaattccatatatatgccttaatatacaacgcttgtttttctctttctgacttactgcactccatatgacagactctaggtccatccagatcactacaaatgacccaatttcattcctttttatggctgagtaatattcccttgtatgtatgtaccacaacttctgtatccgttcatctgtcgatggacatctaggttgcttccatgttataGCTatggtaaacagtgctgcaatgaacatcagggtacatgtgtctttttcaattatagttTTATCAGGGTATATAGCCAGGagtgggatcgctgggtcatTCCAAACCTGCTTCGTACCTTCCTGTCCCAGAAGCtgagagaagaggagggaaacCAGGGAGAAGACAAACATATTCCGAGCTCCATACTACATGTCAGGCATGGGactccctggcagtgcagtggttaagactctgcagcACAGAGGGAgcaagtctgatccctggtcgggaaactaagatcctacacgccatgtgtcacagccaaaaaaaaaattacatgccaGGCATCACTGAGTCCTGAAGCCCAAGATTTCACAACTCAGAAGGGACAAAGTttgcagatcttagttccccaaccagcgatGGAAGTCAGAACCACCGCAGTGAAAACTCAGAGTCCTAATcaccggactgccagggagcTCCCAGAAGGGACAGAGTTTGGACTGAAACCAAAGTTTACGTGACTCCAAAGCCCCACTGGGATTTGGCCATAAGTAGatgttcccaggtggcgctggtggtaaagaatcggcctgccaacgtaggagacacgAGACTCAGGTCCTATCCCCAGatcaggaagctctcctggaggaggaaatggcgacccacaccagtattcttactgggaaaattccatgggcagaggaacctggtggaccaagaggccacaaagagtcagacacaatggagcaactgaagacacacacagagaggtgTTCCCTGAGGAGACGGCTGAGCAGCAGCATCCGTGCATATCGATCCTGCAGCCCCACGGCCACGAAGCTCTCTTCAGTGAGCCTCCCCCTCCTGGCCTGAACTGAAGACAGGGTTTCCCCTAAAGCACTGCCAGCCTGCAGCCTCTCAAGTGGAGGCTGCTCTCTCCCACACACAGACCTTCTCCCAGGTCAGGCAGTACTGAAAACTCTCCTCCGTGCCCACCACCCCTTCTAAACCATCTCCTTACTAAAGCCCTGCCTCCCTCAAAGCTGCTCTCACCCCATTCGATTTGCCCTCCACGCCTCTCATCAGTGGCTCTGCGGGTCAGCCCCCAATATCACAAAAGGCATTTGCACCTGGTTTGACCTCCACTCTGTCTCAGCAACTGGCTCCCACAGCCTCGTCATCCGTGCATCCCCTCATCATTCCACATCCCCTCAACCTCTGCAGCCTTCTAGTCCCGTTCTATCCCTCCCTGACCACCTCTGACATACCTGTCTCTCACGACCTCCGCACCCCTCGCCAACTGGCCCTCCACCTTCATAAACTCCAGAAATGAAACCCAGCCACAGGAGTGGGTGTCCCTGCAAACAGGTGACCCCAAGCCCAAGGGAGACGAGACAAGAGTGTGCTTTGCCGCAAGCCTTGTCTCAGCAGGAAGCCCACCTCTTTGCTTTACGTCTCTGATGTGAACACTTTCCTAGCTTCATTTCCTTCCTCtataaaattaggaaattaaTAACACCTGCCTCATCCGACGgtggaaagaatgaatgagaaaagaaaggcaCAGAGAGAACGGGACTCTTTGCACTAGAGCCCAGCTGGTTGTTCTTTCTGTTCCAAAGTGATGCTGGCACAGGTACCGATGCTCGTCTTGGTCAGCTTTCTCTCTCCCGTTTTGCTCAAAGGGTACTTAGGACCTTTGTCACCGTCCTCaagttcccttcccttccctgtcccACCTCACCTTCTGCCTCACTGAGAAAAACATCCCCTGTGAGATGtcctccttccttctgccttcaccCTGCCCCATTCACAAAGGCATCCACAGCCTCAGCCGTCCTCACAGAGAAGGTGCCTCTATGCTGATCTGGACCCATCTTTCCTCCAAGCTCTGCGTTTCATCCTTCCCCATCTCTCAGCCTCGTTCCGCCAGCCACTCCTCTCTCAGCATCACCAGCATCTCCTCTCCGTCGGCTCCTCCTTCCTCTGCAGGCACAGACGTGCTTAGGTCTTCAGCTCCTAAAATACCTTCCCTGGACTCACTCTCTACTGACCTGTCCCTCTCCCTATCTTCTCATTTAAACATCTACGCGAAAATCTATGATTTTCTTGCCCCCTATTGTTTTTCAGCCCAGTGGCACTTGGCATCACCATCGCGACCTCTCGCCTGACACTGTTCTGCCCAGTGGTGCAATGGACCCTCGTGGGCTCCTGTCTCGCAGGAGCTCTCAGCAGCCTTGCATTCTGCTGCCCGCTCCACCACGTTCAAACTCTTACCTCTGCCTTTCTCTGCTACCATGATGCTTCCCTAGGACTCCCCTTGTGCAACACACTTCTGCCCAGGTCTTAAATGCTGATACGCTTCCTAGGCATTTCTGCCTTGAGCTGTCCTCGCTCCCACTTCAGGAAACACTCttgtgaattccctggtggtccagtggttacgactctgtACTTGCACACTACAGGGGCACAGGTTTgtttcctggtccaggaactaagatcccacatgtcacagagagtgaaagtgaagttgctcaagtcgtgtctgactctttgtgacccatggactgtagcccgccaggctcctctgtccatgggattctccaggcaggaatactggagtgggctgccacttccttctccaggggatcttcccgacccagggattgaacccaggtctcccacattgcaggcagacgctttaacctctgcaccaccagggaagcccacaggaggCCCGGCAAAgacaaaacaaaggaaacctTGGCAGGCTGCAGGATGCCTGAGTGTGCCTGTACCTACTGCCCCCTGCAGGATGATGGCTCCTATTACATCTTCCCTAGAGCGGCCAACCTCACAGCTAACTGGCTCCTGACTGTCTCCACGGGTAACACAGGCACCTCCTGCTGAGCACATCCAAAGTAGAGCCCATGGTCCCACTGTTTTAGAGCTCTTTCCTATGTCTTCTCTTCTTGGTTTGAAACATTCTTGGCTTTAAACTCATCATGTTTTATGGCTTAAACCTATGGTTATCCAAACTAGCGATATAAATGTCATTCTTCACTCCTCTCCATCACGACATCTTTCACTCATCCGCAACCCATCAGTCCCGAAGTGCTGGCGAGGCCACCTTCCCTCCAGGAGCAACATCTTTCCCTTAGTTCAGACCACCCTCCTGGTGTGCTGATGGCCTCCTTCAGCTAGTCCTGACCCTTCTCCCAAACTGTTCTACACGCGTTCACCAGACTGAGGGTTTTAAACAAAAAGCCTGGCCAGGGGACAGCCTTAGGTGGTGTCCTTCATCACTGATCCCAAGTGTGGTCCACAGGGACCCTGGTGACCCAGGCTTGCGGACCTCTCCCCACGACACTTTAAGCTCCAGTAATGCcatgtcagggcttcccaggtggctcagtgttaaagaatctgcctgccaagcaagagatgtgggtttgatccctgggtcaggaagatcccctggagaaagaaatggcaactcactccaatattcttgcctgcgaaatcccatggacagaggagcctggtgggctacagtccatgggctcgccaaagagtcagacacaacttaacgactaaaGGACGACAATAATGCCATGTCATTTGCTCATGATGGGCCTGCCATCTGAATGAGAACCCCTTTCCTTTACATCCATCACTCTTTCTCCTATTTCAAAGGTCACATCAGAAGTGAGTTCCCCAGTGAGATGTCCCCAGGAAGCCCCCGGCCCCCCGCAAGACTCCCAAAGCTCGCTGTTTCTGCACACTAGCCTGTAAGAGACATCAGCCTTCCCCCACTGCAAGGCGAGCTTCCAGAGAACAACGGCTCTCTTACTTCTCTTCTTATCCTGAGAGTCAAGCAGAGTTGCCGGCCTGGAGTGGCTGATCAAATGGGCCCTTCTCCAGACTGAAGTATCCTGAAGTCATGTGCTCAGCGTACAAGCCCTTTTCATCAAAGTGTCgggggtgagagggaggcagaCACCCTTCTGAGTTCTTAAAGTGTGACCCACACTATGCTGGCCCTTTTCTGGCTGTTTTCTGACTTAatctcatctaatcctcacaacaattcgAGGGGCGGGGAGGATTATTATCCCcagtttatagatgaagaaactaagctGACTGTTATACAGAGACTGTTTTTGCCTTTTCGGTAGCAAGAGTTATTTCAAAGTAGCTTCTTCCTGAGCCTTCCCCAGCAGGTCTAGAGGTGGAAGGAGTCAGGTCTGGTGATTCAAAGACGAGAGACCTGCCAGCGTggtctcccctctctctctctctctcaactcaGCGCCCCCATCCTCGCCAGCCCAGTATCCCCTCATCATCTCTGACCACCACCTTCGTTTTCCCACGTCCCTCTGTGGTCAGACCAGCCCAGGGCCCTGGTTAACGGctgcaggaggagggggaaggcggCTCACTGACCGTGTCGTCCTCACCAGAGCTGGTGCAGCAGTCACGGTGGCAGTAACAGCGGTGGCCCGACCCCGGCTTCAGCCCAGGACACGCCCCATGATACTGATGGGGCCCCCGGCACCCGGCTGGAAGGGAATGATGGGAAACTGACGCGGGGCCTTTTGGAACTCCCCAGTTCTGTGAGCTCATCTTCTAGAACCATCTTCACCCACTGGGCTTTGATAGCACTCCTGCCTCGAACCCCTCAGTTTCAGGGCCCGGAGACCTGTTCAGAGTATCTAAGCTCACCCCCTCTTGCCCACTTCTGCCCCTACCCATGACACTTTGAAGGATGGCTCCTCTCCTCCCAACAGGGCCTCCTGGGGGTTACCAGCAATGCTGATGCTGGCGGGTGCCCACTGTCTCCCAGGCAGCTGACCTCACCATTCCACTCTTTCGTTCTCCTGTTCTCCGCTCCCTTCTCCATCTGCGTGATGACAGTGGACAACCCCAGGACAAAGGTGATGCTGCCGACCCTAAAGCTTGCGGGACAGAGAAATGAAATGGAAGGGCATGTGACAACCGCATCCACGCCCCACAGGGGCCCCTGCTTCAAAGCCTTAAGGGCATGGACTTGGCAGTCAGGCTGATCTGAGAATGAATACAGGCGCCCGTGACTACTAGCTGGGTGTCCCAGTAAAAgggacttaacctctctgtttccTTAATTCTCAAGGAGGGAATAGCAAGACAGGAAATATCTCTAAAGGTGCGCAAGACACAGGATCAGTTACTCCTAAGAGCAGAGCACAGCCAAAACCACGCCAAGCTGCTCCTGTCCGTCCTGTGTGGCTCCCCCTCAGCCGCAGACGGACCAGATCAGAATAGAGGGGCTGACCTGTGGTTGCATCAGGATCTCCttgtgtattttctaattttattctggTAGAAACCCTTAACATGAGGTCTACCCTCCCCCACATTTTAAATGTCTAGTACAGTGTTGTTGATGGTAGGCCCAGCGTTGCACAGAACTTCAGAATTTCTTCATCTCATGTAACTAAAGCATAGATTAGTGACTCCCCGTTCCcttctctcccagcccctggccaccGCAGTTCCACTCTTTGATTCTATGAACTTGACTCTTTTAGATGCCTCCTATACGTGGGGTCATACAGTATTGGTCTTTCTGTGACCAGCTTGTTTGACTGAGCACAATGTCTTCAAGGCTCATCCACGTGGTCACATGCTGCAGGActgccttcctttttaaggctgaatagttTTACCACTGGATGTATATACCGCATTTTAAGTATCTATTCATCTGATGGACATTTTGCTTGTTTCTGCACCGTGGCACTTGTGGAGAACGCTGCAATGAGCATAGGAGTGCTAactctctttgagatcctgatttcaattcttttggataaatatccagaagcGGCGTGGCCGGACCATACGGTAGTTCTATCTGTAGTGTTTTGAggatactgttttccacagcagcttcaCCATGTTGCAGTCCTACCAACAATACACAAgggctccaatttctccatatgtTTGCCAAAATTTATCTTTCGCTTTTTGTATGAT is part of the Budorcas taxicolor isolate Tak-1 chromosome 19, Takin1.1, whole genome shotgun sequence genome and harbors:
- the SPACA3 gene encoding sperm acrosome membrane-associated protein 3 translates to MEAGSWAPRRWPCPPGIVLLALASVLSSLLSSGQARVYSRCELARVLQDFGLEGYRGYSLADWICLAYFASGFNTGAVDHEADGSTNSGIFQINSRKWCKNLNPNVPNLCQMYCSDLLNPNLKDTVICAMKITQDPQGLGSWEAWRHHCQGKDLSDWVDGCEL